The DNA window ATAAGAAGTCACAATTTGAAGTGTAACGCAACATTAAACCACACGGTGGAAATGTTCAACACGCGGCTGAAATCTATTGTGCACGACCTCAGTTCAAACTACCCTGGATCTGCATTTACTTACGCCCCATCGATTCAACTGTTTAACAGCTTGTTCAACAATGCTGAGGCCTACGGTAATCCAAGATTGACGGCTtggtttaaataaatttttttttgctgtGGGAATGAATTAACTTATGAGGGATGGTGCAGGGTTCAAGGTGAAGGACAAAGCTTGTTGTGGGGGCAGTGATGATTCAAATGGAACAGGGCCAAGGTGGTTTGCAAATACAGTACCATGTCGGAATAGAAATGAGTACTTGTTCTGGGATGGTGCTCATCCTACTGAGGCTGCCCAACGAATTCTTGCTGCCCTCATTCACAACA is part of the Salvia splendens isolate huo1 chromosome 22, SspV2, whole genome shotgun sequence genome and encodes:
- the LOC121787898 gene encoding GDSL esterase/lipase 7-like, translated to MGLFLAHLGYPIPLRGQLHGNEVSKYLENALVFVDIGANDYLNNYFKTEHYLSSHIYNLEQFADLLINLYRQHILEIQGLGLRKFLILEASPIGCIPIRSHNLKCNATLNHTVEMFNTRLKSIVHDLSSNYPGSAFTYAPSIQLFNSLFNNAEAYGFKVKDKACCGGSDDSNGTGPRWFANTVPCRNRNEYLFWDGAHPTEAAQRILAALIHNTTSF